The following are from one region of the Rosistilla carotiformis genome:
- a CDS encoding Rpn family recombination-promoting nuclease/putative transposase, with translation MALGISPLVDFAFKKIFGSPENVRALIGLLNAVLDRASPIIAVEILNPFNYQEFADAKQIVLDVRARDDQGRSLNVEMQVSRVGGLLQRLNYYACSLYVDQMQRGGNYWTLRPAISICFLNDQLFRDTQQPHHWFEQVDMASGRRLAGGIEVHTIELPKYNLLAATISQASRIEQWVYFLLKADQHETAELRQMFSALEFQAAIDAIDRIAAKTEDRVMYDEREKAIRDQQWLMEGTRMEARQEGLQQGMQQGLQEGMQQGLQEGLQEGLQKGRHAGVLAGQIQLLQRLLQQPEQPLEELLQLPTEKLTAQHTDLQSQARLRNT, from the coding sequence ATGGCTCTGGGGATCAGTCCTTTAGTCGACTTTGCGTTCAAGAAGATCTTTGGCAGCCCTGAAAATGTTCGGGCGCTGATCGGACTTCTCAATGCCGTGCTCGACCGGGCTTCACCGATCATCGCCGTGGAGATCCTCAATCCGTTCAACTACCAAGAATTCGCCGATGCGAAACAGATCGTGCTGGATGTCAGAGCCCGCGATGACCAGGGGCGATCGTTGAACGTGGAGATGCAGGTATCACGTGTCGGCGGATTGCTGCAACGGCTGAACTATTACGCCTGCTCGCTGTACGTCGACCAGATGCAACGCGGTGGCAACTACTGGACACTCCGCCCGGCTATCTCAATCTGCTTTCTCAACGACCAATTATTTCGCGACACACAACAACCGCACCACTGGTTTGAACAGGTCGATATGGCCAGCGGACGCCGGTTGGCGGGCGGGATCGAAGTACACACGATCGAGCTGCCAAAGTATAATTTGTTAGCCGCCACGATCAGCCAAGCGAGCCGGATCGAACAGTGGGTCTATTTCTTGTTGAAGGCAGATCAGCACGAGACTGCCGAACTGCGGCAAATGTTTTCAGCGTTGGAGTTCCAGGCCGCGATCGATGCAATCGACCGAATCGCAGCGAAAACCGAGGACCGAGTCATGTACGATGAACGAGAAAAAGCGATTCGCGACCAACAATGGTTAATGGAAGGAACGCGCATGGAAGCCCGCCAAGAAGGATTACAGCAGGGAATGCAACAAGGTTTGCAGGAAGGAATGCAGCAAGGCTTGCAAGAGGGGCTACAAGAGGGTTTACAGAAGGGACGCCACGCGGGCGTGCTCGCCGGTCAAATCCAGCTGCTGCAGCGATTGTTGCAACAGCCCGAACAGCCATTGGAAGAACTGCTGCAATTGCCCACCGAAAAACTGACGGCACAACATACCGATCTCCAATCGCAAGCCCGTCTCCGCAACACCTGA
- a CDS encoding beta-ketoacyl-[acyl-carrier-protein] synthase family protein — MRDSVSPRRVVITGVGLISPLGNQVEAVWEALRDRKSAVDRLQALPSDVMSISCGAEARDFTGSIDEFGPLDKQLQRAIKKGLKLMCREIEMGVAAAQLALHDSGLSSDVRDPDRTGVLYGSDYIMTLPEEFAAGIRKCQDAEGRFQFERWSELGLPEVNPLWLLKYLPNMPASHIAIYNDLRGANNSLTLREASPGAAIGEAVSTISRGIVDAMVVGATGTRINPFRTLHVVMQEVLAGGSENPAGLSRPFDKDRTGSVLGEGAGAFILEELEFAKARGAEILGEVVGFGSSTAGRTAGPQFIQTALANALRGAMRNSDTSVGHVNAHGIGTPDGDIQEAAAIVEVLGTDTPPVVAAKSNFGNLGAGGGMVEAIASVKALAEGSLWPTLNYETPDADCPINVVSSNDVPAGDNFVSLNVSPQGQATAFRIAKFAG, encoded by the coding sequence ATGCGTGATTCCGTTTCTCCCCGTCGCGTTGTGATCACTGGTGTCGGACTTATCAGCCCGCTGGGCAATCAAGTCGAAGCGGTGTGGGAAGCATTGCGCGACCGAAAGAGCGCCGTCGACCGACTGCAAGCGCTCCCCAGCGATGTGATGTCCATCAGTTGCGGCGCCGAGGCGCGCGACTTCACCGGCAGCATCGACGAATTTGGTCCGTTGGACAAACAGCTCCAACGCGCGATCAAAAAGGGCCTGAAGCTGATGTGCCGCGAGATCGAGATGGGGGTCGCAGCGGCTCAATTAGCACTCCACGATTCGGGACTCTCGTCGGACGTTCGCGATCCCGACCGCACCGGCGTCCTCTATGGCAGCGACTATATTATGACGCTGCCCGAAGAATTCGCCGCCGGAATTCGCAAGTGCCAGGATGCCGAAGGACGCTTCCAATTCGAACGTTGGAGCGAACTGGGGCTGCCCGAAGTCAACCCGCTGTGGCTGTTGAAGTACCTGCCGAACATGCCCGCCAGCCACATCGCGATCTACAACGACCTGCGCGGTGCCAACAATTCACTCACCTTGCGCGAAGCCTCTCCCGGAGCGGCGATCGGCGAAGCGGTCTCGACCATTTCTCGCGGGATCGTCGACGCAATGGTCGTCGGCGCGACCGGCACGCGGATCAATCCCTTCCGCACGCTGCACGTGGTGATGCAAGAAGTTCTCGCCGGCGGAAGCGAAAACCCGGCGGGATTGAGTCGCCCGTTCGACAAAGACCGCACCGGTTCGGTGCTGGGTGAAGGAGCCGGGGCGTTCATCCTGGAAGAACTGGAATTCGCGAAAGCTCGCGGCGCCGAGATCCTTGGCGAAGTCGTCGGGTTTGGCTCCAGCACCGCGGGTCGCACCGCAGGGCCTCAGTTCATTCAAACCGCACTGGCCAATGCACTGCGTGGTGCGATGCGGAACAGCGACACAAGCGTCGGTCACGTCAACGCCCACGGTATCGGCACCCCCGACGGCGACATCCAGGAAGCTGCGGCGATCGTCGAAGTCTTGGGAACCGACACGCCGCCAGTTGTTGCTGCCAAAAGCAACTTCGGCAACCTCGGTGCCGGCGGCGGAATGGTTGAAGCGATCGCCAGCGTCAAAGCCCTTGCGGAGGGGTCGCTGTGGCCGACTTTAAATTACGAAACGCCCGACGCCGACTGCCCCATCAATGTCGTCAGCTCCAACGATGTCCCCGCCGGCGATAACTTCGTCAGCCTGAACGTCTCGCCTCAAGGCCAAGCGACGGCATTCCGAATCGCGAAATTTGCGGGCTGA